The following are from one region of the Natronosporangium hydrolyticum genome:
- a CDS encoding LytR C-terminal domain-containing protein yields the protein MLVVAAVLHEDYRPGELPTMLTFARVRALAIIAVLVLGALIAVLVALTRDDGLVTADHTSCPDDGVVANLELADPREIRINVYNATDQSGLASQVGEAFANRDFEVVEQGEDPRDTDGAGVAVLRYGPQAVGAAHVLQAYFLNTATFEFDLEREDDVVDVVLGNGYRQLATPTEVRLSIAALGSPVPPPGTCVAT from the coding sequence ATGCTGGTCGTCGCCGCTGTTCTGCACGAAGACTACCGTCCCGGGGAGCTGCCCACCATGTTGACTTTTGCGCGGGTACGAGCGCTGGCGATCATCGCGGTCCTGGTCCTGGGGGCGCTGATCGCGGTGCTCGTGGCGCTGACCCGGGACGACGGGTTGGTGACCGCCGACCACACCAGCTGCCCGGACGACGGGGTGGTGGCGAACCTGGAGCTCGCCGACCCCCGCGAGATCCGGATCAACGTCTACAACGCCACCGACCAGTCCGGGCTCGCCTCGCAGGTCGGTGAAGCGTTCGCCAACCGAGACTTCGAGGTGGTCGAGCAGGGCGAGGACCCACGCGACACCGACGGCGCCGGGGTGGCGGTGCTGCGCTACGGCCCACAAGCGGTGGGCGCGGCGCACGTGCTGCAGGCGTACTTCCTCAACACCGCCACCTTCGAGTTCGACCTGGAACGGGAGGACGACGTCGTCGACGTGGTCCTCGGCAACGGCTACCGGCAGCTCGCCACCCCGACCGAGGTACGGCTCTCGATCGCCGCCCTCGGCAGCCCGGTGCCGCCGCCGGGCACCTGCGTCGCCACCTAG
- a CDS encoding inositol monophosphatase family protein, producing the protein MNEDRATPAQLLAIAEAVVAPAAAQVAELRAGAAREVSTKSTETDVVTAADRAVERQLVAELRRRRPTDAVFGEEYGAGGDPAGAGGSGVRWLLDPIDGTVNYLYGIPWYAVSIAAEVDGEVVAGVVRNAATGDQWSASAGHGAWREGRRLRGSTETRLGHALVATGFGYQPARRAYQAEVLARLLPQVRDVRRLGAAALDLCLAAEGTVDVFYERGLQPWDHAAGGLIAAEAGLTVAGLDGAPGDGEMFIAAPPALFGPLHDRLRELAAAAGP; encoded by the coding sequence ATGAACGAGGACCGGGCGACCCCGGCGCAGCTGCTGGCCATCGCCGAAGCGGTGGTCGCCCCGGCGGCCGCACAGGTCGCGGAGTTGCGGGCGGGGGCGGCCCGCGAGGTATCGACGAAGAGTACTGAGACAGACGTCGTGACCGCCGCCGACCGGGCGGTCGAGCGGCAGCTCGTGGCGGAGCTGCGCCGCCGCCGGCCCACCGACGCGGTCTTCGGCGAGGAGTACGGCGCCGGCGGCGACCCGGCCGGCGCCGGTGGATCGGGGGTGCGGTGGCTGCTCGATCCGATCGACGGAACCGTCAACTACCTCTATGGGATCCCCTGGTACGCGGTCTCGATCGCCGCCGAGGTCGACGGCGAGGTGGTGGCTGGAGTGGTCCGGAACGCCGCGACCGGTGACCAGTGGTCGGCGTCGGCCGGCCACGGCGCCTGGCGGGAGGGGCGGCGGCTGCGGGGGTCTACCGAGACCCGGCTCGGCCACGCGCTGGTGGCGACCGGGTTCGGCTATCAGCCGGCCCGTCGGGCGTACCAGGCGGAGGTGTTGGCGCGGCTGCTGCCGCAGGTGCGCGACGTACGCCGGCTGGGGGCGGCGGCGCTGGACCTGTGCCTGGCGGCCGAGGGGACGGTGGACGTCTTCTACGAGCGCGGGCTGCAGCCCTGGGACCACGCGGCGGGCGGACTGATCGCGGCCGAGGCGGGGCTGACCGTCGCCGGCCTGGACGGGGCGCCGGGAGACGGGGAGATGTTCATCGCGGCCCCGCCAGCGCTCTTCGGCCCGTTGCACGACCGGCTCCGCGAGTTGGCGGCGGCGGCCGGGCCCTGA
- a CDS encoding RNA polymerase sigma factor gives MSEARQTGADVRSLTHTLIAQAQQAGGRIASAEVAHAVESAAVTPMQAKKVLRALSDAGVTVVVDGSVSTRRRAVAARSATSASKATTARTAKAATPAAGAAANQQPPSPPVRPAASEPAPKPVKTTRKSTKATTADAAPATAPAQATPGDPPVDGQSPPGAGISLNEEEAAALAAAVDDVVLEEPVGMAAKAKADAEADDDFDWDDEESEALKQARRDAELTASADSVRAYLKQIGKVPLLNAEQEVELAKRIEAGLYATERLRLVEEEGEELATPMRRDLLWITRDGDRAKNHLLEANLRLVVSLAKRYTGRGMAFLDLIQEGNLGLIRAVEKFDYTKGYKFSTYATWWIRQAITRAMADQARTIRIPVHMVEVINKLGRIQRELLQDLGREPTPEELAKEMDISPEKVLEIQQYAREPISLDQTIGDEGDSQLGDFIEDSEAVVAVDAVSFSLLQDQLQQVLQTLSEREAGVVRLRFGLTDGQPRTLDEIGQVYGVTRERIRQIESKTMSKLRHPSRSQVLRDYLD, from the coding sequence GTGTCAGAAGCCCGCCAGACCGGCGCCGACGTACGCTCGCTCACCCACACTCTGATCGCACAGGCGCAGCAAGCCGGCGGTCGGATCGCCTCCGCCGAGGTCGCCCACGCGGTCGAGTCGGCAGCGGTGACTCCGATGCAGGCCAAGAAGGTGCTCCGGGCACTCTCTGACGCCGGGGTAACGGTCGTGGTGGACGGTTCTGTGAGCACTCGGCGACGCGCGGTCGCCGCCCGGTCCGCTACGTCCGCGTCGAAAGCGACCACCGCCCGCACCGCCAAAGCGGCCACCCCGGCCGCGGGTGCGGCGGCGAACCAGCAGCCCCCCAGCCCGCCGGTGCGGCCGGCCGCCAGCGAGCCAGCCCCCAAGCCGGTGAAGACCACCCGCAAGTCGACCAAGGCGACCACGGCGGACGCCGCCCCGGCCACAGCGCCGGCGCAGGCCACCCCCGGCGACCCACCCGTCGATGGCCAGTCTCCCCCCGGTGCCGGGATCTCCCTGAACGAGGAGGAGGCCGCCGCCCTCGCCGCCGCGGTCGACGATGTGGTGCTCGAAGAGCCCGTCGGGATGGCGGCCAAGGCGAAGGCCGACGCCGAGGCCGACGACGACTTCGACTGGGACGACGAGGAGTCGGAGGCGCTCAAGCAGGCCCGCCGGGACGCCGAGCTCACCGCCAGCGCCGACTCGGTCCGCGCGTACCTCAAGCAGATCGGAAAGGTGCCGCTGCTCAACGCCGAGCAGGAGGTGGAGCTCGCCAAACGGATCGAGGCCGGGCTCTACGCCACCGAGCGGCTACGGCTGGTCGAAGAAGAGGGCGAGGAGCTCGCCACCCCGATGCGCCGGGACCTGCTCTGGATCACCCGCGACGGCGACCGGGCCAAGAACCACCTCCTCGAAGCCAACCTTCGACTGGTGGTGTCGCTGGCGAAACGGTATACCGGCCGCGGCATGGCCTTCCTCGACCTGATCCAGGAGGGCAACCTGGGCCTGATCCGGGCGGTCGAGAAGTTCGACTACACCAAGGGCTACAAATTCTCCACCTACGCCACCTGGTGGATCCGGCAGGCGATCACCCGCGCCATGGCCGACCAGGCCCGCACCATCCGGATCCCGGTGCACATGGTCGAGGTGATCAACAAGCTGGGCCGGATCCAGCGGGAGCTGCTGCAGGACCTGGGCCGCGAGCCCACCCCTGAGGAGCTCGCCAAGGAGATGGACATCAGCCCCGAGAAGGTGCTGGAGATCCAGCAGTACGCTCGGGAACCGATCTCGTTGGACCAGACCATCGGCGACGAGGGCGACAGCCAACTCGGCGACTTCATCGAGGATTCCGAGGCGGTGGTCGCGGTCGACGCGGTCTCCTTCTCCCTCCTCCAGGACCAGCTGCAGCAGGTGCTACAGACGCTCTCGGAGCGGGAGGCGGGGGTGGTTCGGCTACGGTTCGGCCTCACCGACGGCCAGCCCCGCACCCTGGACGAGATCGGCCAGGTCTACGGTGTGACCCGGGAACGGATCCGGCAGATCGAATCCAAGACCATGTCGAAGCTGCGCCACCCGTCCCGATCCCAGGTGCTCCGCGACTACCTGGACTGA
- a CDS encoding DUF7455 domain-containing protein, giving the protein MTTTLTPPPETLAPLGADDRCDRCNAAGKLRITITGDRELVFCGHHANRYADDLVKITVRYATDPDFTWRGEELLS; this is encoded by the coding sequence ATGACCACGACCCTCACACCGCCTCCGGAGACACTGGCTCCGCTGGGAGCGGATGACCGGTGCGACCGGTGTAATGCGGCCGGCAAGCTCCGGATCACCATCACCGGCGACCGGGAGCTGGTGTTCTGCGGGCACCATGCCAACCGCTACGCGGATGACCTAGTAAAGATCACCGTTCGGTATGCGACCGACCCAGACTTCACCTGGCGGGGGGAAGAGCTACTCTCCTGA
- a CDS encoding DEAD/DEAH box helicase translates to MSRVDRLAVDPESCGPLRAWQRRALVEYLRRRKTDFLAVATPGAGKTTFALRIAAELLADRTVSAVTVVAPTEHLKHQWAAAAARVGIQLDASFRNSDVHSTADFHGAVLTYAQVGAAPQVHRRRTLARPTLVILDEIHHAGDSRSWGDGVANAFEPATRRLLLTGTPFRSDANPIPFVSYEPEGESLLRSRADSSYGYAEALTDGVVRPVIFLAYSGETRWRTSAGDELAARLGEPMTKDVVAAAWRTALDPAGQWMPQVLRAADARLRVLREGGMPDAAGLVIASDQTAARAYGRLLTQMTGEPATVVVSDDDDASEKIAAFTHSQQRWLVAVRMVSEGVDIPRLAVGVYATSAATPLYFAQAVGRFVRARRPGETSTIFLPSVPVLLSLAAELEAQRDHVLGKAKDDPDGLDDAALERAQQSERATDELARQFEAVSATAELHQVIYDGASFGAPVVAGTPEEQEYLGLPGLLTPEQVSQLLQRRQAEQRAAQPPASTTTTTVERPAEPDLTSGQRRIALRRQLNGLVAAHHHRTGLPHGKIHAELRRRCGGPPSAQATIAQLEERIAAIRSL, encoded by the coding sequence ATGAGTAGGGTCGACCGCCTGGCGGTCGACCCGGAGTCCTGTGGCCCGCTGCGGGCGTGGCAGCGGCGCGCGCTGGTGGAGTATTTGCGCCGCCGCAAGACCGACTTCCTCGCGGTGGCGACACCGGGCGCCGGTAAGACCACCTTCGCGCTACGGATCGCGGCGGAGCTGCTCGCTGACCGGACGGTCTCGGCCGTGACCGTGGTGGCCCCCACCGAGCACCTGAAACACCAGTGGGCGGCGGCCGCGGCCCGGGTCGGCATCCAGCTCGACGCCTCGTTCCGGAACTCCGACGTCCACTCGACCGCCGACTTCCACGGTGCGGTGCTCACCTACGCACAGGTGGGGGCAGCGCCGCAGGTGCACCGGCGGCGGACCCTCGCCCGCCCCACCCTGGTCATCCTGGACGAGATCCACCACGCCGGCGACTCCCGCAGCTGGGGCGACGGGGTCGCCAACGCCTTCGAGCCCGCGACCCGCCGGCTGCTGCTGACCGGCACCCCGTTCCGTTCCGACGCCAACCCGATCCCGTTCGTGAGCTACGAGCCGGAAGGGGAGTCGCTGCTGCGCTCCCGCGCCGACTCCTCCTACGGGTACGCCGAGGCGCTCACCGACGGCGTGGTCCGGCCGGTGATCTTCCTGGCCTACTCCGGCGAGACCCGGTGGCGCACCAGCGCGGGCGACGAGCTCGCGGCGCGGCTCGGGGAGCCGATGACCAAAGACGTGGTGGCAGCCGCCTGGCGGACCGCGCTCGACCCGGCCGGTCAGTGGATGCCGCAGGTGCTGCGGGCCGCGGACGCCCGGCTGCGGGTGCTGCGGGAGGGCGGGATGCCCGACGCCGCCGGCCTGGTCATCGCCTCCGACCAGACCGCCGCCCGGGCATACGGCCGGCTGCTCACCCAGATGACCGGCGAGCCGGCGACGGTGGTGGTCTCCGACGACGACGACGCCTCGGAGAAGATCGCCGCCTTCACCCACTCGCAGCAGCGGTGGCTGGTCGCGGTCCGGATGGTCTCCGAGGGGGTGGACATCCCCCGGCTGGCGGTCGGGGTCTACGCCACCAGCGCGGCCACACCGCTCTACTTCGCGCAGGCGGTGGGCCGGTTCGTCCGGGCCCGGCGCCCGGGGGAGACCAGCACCATCTTCCTGCCCAGCGTGCCGGTGCTGCTGAGCCTCGCCGCTGAGCTGGAGGCGCAGCGTGACCACGTGCTGGGCAAGGCGAAGGACGACCCGGACGGGCTCGACGACGCGGCCCTGGAACGCGCTCAACAGAGCGAGCGGGCCACCGACGAGCTGGCCCGCCAATTCGAGGCGGTCTCGGCCACCGCCGAACTCCACCAGGTGATCTACGACGGCGCGTCGTTCGGTGCGCCGGTGGTCGCCGGCACCCCGGAGGAGCAGGAGTACCTCGGCCTACCCGGGCTACTCACCCCGGAGCAGGTGTCGCAGCTGCTGCAGCGGCGGCAGGCGGAGCAGCGGGCGGCCCAACCGCCGGCCAGCACCACCACGACCACGGTCGAGCGGCCGGCGGAGCCGGATCTAACCTCCGGCCAGCGGCGGATCGCGCTGCGGCGGCAGCTCAACGGGCTGGTCGCGGCCCACCATCACCGGACCGGCCTACCCCACGGGAAGATCCACGCGGAGCTGCGGCGGCGCTGTGGCGGCCCGCCGAGCGCGCAAGCGACGATCGCCCAGCTCGAAGAGCGGATTGCCGCGATCCGGAGCCTCTAG
- a CDS encoding DUF3039 domain-containing protein yields MTTPTMPDTDITREESVDYRFDAGDQERFSHYVPKGKLMAAMIEGTPVRALCGKLWVPSRDPQRFPVCPQCKEIHESLPDE; encoded by the coding sequence ATGACGACGCCAACGATGCCCGACACCGATATCACTCGCGAAGAGAGCGTCGACTATCGGTTCGACGCCGGCGATCAAGAGCGCTTCTCGCATTATGTGCCAAAGGGGAAGCTGATGGCCGCGATGATCGAGGGCACCCCGGTGCGGGCGTTGTGTGGCAAGCTGTGGGTTCCCTCCCGGGACCCGCAGCGGTTCCCGGTCTGCCCGCAGTGCAAGGAGATCCACGAGTCGCTGCCGGATGAGTAG
- a CDS encoding DUF3099 domain-containing protein yields the protein MKRRDDRPTLITNAARSQEDQLRTREFRYVVLMTFRVLCLVAAAVVAAAQPPLWWLWLALCAAGMAFLPWIAVVLANGPLPKEKHRLRGFRLGSRRSLPPAPADTRPVRTVDHE from the coding sequence GTGAAGCGCCGAGACGACCGGCCGACCCTGATCACCAACGCGGCGCGCAGTCAAGAAGACCAACTGCGCACCCGTGAGTTCCGCTATGTCGTGCTCATGACCTTCCGGGTGCTCTGCCTGGTCGCGGCCGCGGTGGTGGCCGCCGCGCAGCCGCCACTGTGGTGGCTGTGGCTGGCGTTGTGCGCCGCCGGGATGGCCTTCCTGCCATGGATCGCGGTGGTGTTGGCCAATGGCCCGCTGCCGAAGGAGAAGCATCGGCTGCGCGGGTTCCGGCTGGGATCGCGGCGGTCACTGCCGCCGGCTCCGGCGGACACCCGCCCGGTCCGTACCGTCGATCATGAGTAG
- a CDS encoding HhH-GPD-type base excision DNA repair protein: MATVYLATEPDADELLAQDPLALLLGMLLDQQVPMEWAFVAPYRLAQRLGVTRLDAAAIAEHDPEGLIEIFATPPSLHRFPKAMAERTQRLCQTLVADYAGDPAAVWQGAESGAALIKRLTGLPGFGPQKAKIFAALLGKQFAVRPPGWREAAGPYGEDGVFRSAADITDAESLAQVRDYKKQQKAAAKAG; this comes from the coding sequence ATGGCTACCGTGTATCTGGCTACCGAGCCGGACGCCGACGAGTTGCTGGCGCAGGACCCGTTGGCGTTGTTGTTGGGCATGCTGCTGGACCAGCAGGTGCCGATGGAGTGGGCCTTCGTGGCGCCCTACCGGCTGGCGCAGCGGCTCGGGGTGACCCGGCTCGACGCTGCGGCGATCGCCGAGCACGACCCCGAGGGGTTGATTGAGATTTTTGCCACACCTCCCTCGCTGCACCGGTTCCCGAAGGCGATGGCCGAGCGTACCCAGCGGTTGTGTCAGACATTGGTGGCAGACTATGCCGGTGACCCGGCGGCGGTGTGGCAGGGCGCCGAGAGCGGCGCGGCGCTGATCAAACGACTGACTGGATTGCCGGGTTTCGGGCCCCAGAAGGCGAAAATCTTCGCGGCGCTGCTCGGTAAACAGTTCGCGGTACGGCCGCCGGGGTGGCGCGAGGCCGCGGGCCCGTACGGTGAGGATGGGGTCTTCCGGTCGGCGGCGGACATCACCGACGCCGAGAGTCTGGCTCAGGTCCGGGACTACAAGAAGCAACAAAAGGCCGCCGCGAAGGCGGGGTAG
- the mgtE gene encoding magnesium transporter — translation MEDLERLLREGAWDAIRRDLTQTRPFDLAAELTRLDDQQRAVAFRLLPKDLALAVFEALDPPVQKDLLNGLRDEAVRELLANLDPDDRVELLDELPAKVVNKLLADLSPHERRLTTGLLGYPAEAVGRMMSPEYVALRQSMTAGEALDRVRAVGGAAETVYSLPVIGPDRTLLGMTSLRQVVLADPQTPVSQLMSEPISASALTDRETAARLLQEADLLALPVVDAEDRLVGVFTVDDAMEVLEGADTEDAARAGGAEPLRRPYLVAGVLQIARTRAMWLLVLMGAAALTVLVLNTFEAELEAVVVLALFVPLLIGTGGNAGAQAATTVTRAIAVGEVRFRDLGQVLAREARVGVLLGAMLAVVAFAAGTAFLALRGEEWADAARVASVLALSLIGICTLAASAGALMPMLAKRIGIDPAVVSAPFITTTVDATGLVIYFLVARAVLADMMGG, via the coding sequence ATGGAAGATCTGGAGCGGCTGCTGCGGGAGGGGGCGTGGGACGCGATCCGCCGCGACCTCACCCAGACCCGGCCATTCGACCTCGCCGCCGAGCTGACCCGCCTCGACGACCAGCAGCGGGCGGTCGCCTTCCGGCTACTGCCGAAGGACCTGGCGCTGGCGGTCTTCGAGGCGCTCGACCCACCGGTGCAGAAGGACCTGCTGAACGGGTTGCGGGACGAGGCGGTCCGGGAGCTGCTGGCCAACCTCGACCCGGACGACCGGGTGGAGCTGCTTGACGAGTTGCCGGCGAAGGTGGTCAACAAGCTGCTCGCCGACCTGAGCCCGCACGAGCGCCGGCTGACCACCGGGCTGCTCGGCTACCCGGCCGAGGCGGTCGGTCGGATGATGAGCCCGGAGTACGTCGCCCTCCGGCAGTCCATGACCGCCGGCGAAGCGCTGGACCGGGTACGGGCGGTCGGCGGCGCCGCCGAGACGGTGTACTCGCTACCGGTGATCGGCCCGGACCGCACCCTGCTCGGCATGACCAGCCTGCGGCAGGTGGTGCTGGCCGACCCGCAGACCCCGGTCTCGCAGCTGATGAGTGAACCCATCTCCGCCAGCGCGCTCACTGACCGGGAGACCGCGGCCCGGCTGCTGCAAGAGGCCGACCTGCTGGCGTTGCCGGTGGTCGACGCCGAGGACCGGCTGGTCGGCGTCTTCACCGTCGACGACGCGATGGAGGTGTTGGAGGGCGCCGACACCGAGGACGCGGCGCGCGCCGGTGGCGCGGAGCCACTGCGGCGCCCGTACCTGGTCGCCGGCGTGCTCCAGATTGCGCGTACCCGGGCGATGTGGCTGCTGGTGTTGATGGGCGCCGCCGCGCTGACGGTGTTGGTGCTCAACACCTTCGAGGCGGAGCTGGAGGCGGTGGTGGTGCTCGCGCTGTTCGTGCCGCTGCTGATCGGCACCGGCGGCAACGCCGGGGCCCAGGCCGCCACCACCGTCACCCGGGCGATCGCGGTCGGCGAGGTCAGATTCCGGGATCTGGGGCAGGTGCTCGCCCGGGAGGCCCGGGTCGGGGTGCTGCTCGGCGCGATGCTGGCGGTGGTCGCGTTCGCCGCCGGCACCGCGTTCCTGGCGCTGCGCGGCGAGGAGTGGGCCGATGCCGCCCGGGTCGCCTCGGTGCTGGCGCTGAGTCTGATCGGCATCTGCACCCTGGCGGCGAGCGCCGGGGCGTTGATGCCGATGCTGGCCAAGCGGATCGGGATCGATCCGGCGGTGGTCAGCGCCCCGTTCATCACCACCACAGTGGACGCTACCGGGCTGGTCATCTACTTTCTGGTGGCGCGGGCGGTGCTGGCAGACATGATGGGCGGGTAG
- the dtd gene encoding D-aminoacyl-tRNA deacylase, which produces MRAVVQTVSRASVTVDDEVVGAIGDGLLVLLGVTHSDDSDIAAAMARKVYELRILDDQRSASDLAAPVLVVSQFTLYGDARKGRRPSWSAAAPGPVAEPLVDAFVAELRARGATVATGVFGAHMLVESVNVGPRTVQLEL; this is translated from the coding sequence ATGCGGGCAGTGGTCCAGACGGTGAGCCGGGCGAGCGTCACCGTCGACGACGAGGTGGTCGGCGCGATCGGGGACGGGCTGCTGGTGCTGCTGGGAGTGACCCACTCCGACGACAGCGACATCGCGGCGGCGATGGCGCGGAAGGTCTACGAACTGCGCATTCTGGACGATCAGCGGTCGGCCTCGGACCTGGCGGCGCCGGTGCTGGTGGTGAGCCAGTTCACGCTCTACGGTGACGCCCGCAAGGGCCGCCGGCCGAGCTGGTCCGCCGCCGCCCCGGGGCCGGTCGCCGAGCCGCTGGTGGACGCGTTCGTGGCCGAACTCCGCGCCCGCGGCGCGACCGTGGCCACCGGCGTCTTCGGCGCCCACATGCTGGTCGAGAGCGTCAACGTCGGACCACGCACGGTGCAGCTGGAGTTGTAG
- the sigB gene encoding RNA polymerase sigma factor SigB — MTATAELEAIEERSGDLVRAYLNGIGRRQLLTAEQEVDLAKRIEAGLYAEYRLERDTCGADLRGELAAVAADGRSARDHLLEANLRLVVSIAKRYLGRGMAFLDLIQEGNLGLIRAVEKFDYTKGYKFSTYATWWIRQAISRALADQARTIRLPVHMVERVNRMLRVRRDLAATLSREPNINEIATELQVTEFEVIELLSYDREPVSLDQTVGDDGESELGDFIAAPQREHAAPASQGQLRDEVEIVLATLSQREQAVIRLRFGLDDGRVRTLDEVGQECGLSRERIRQIEKGSLLKLRHPERSQQLAPYAG; from the coding sequence GTGACAGCCACGGCAGAGCTCGAGGCGATCGAGGAACGGTCAGGCGACCTGGTGCGGGCCTACCTCAACGGGATCGGGCGTCGCCAGCTGCTCACCGCCGAGCAGGAGGTGGACCTCGCCAAGCGGATCGAGGCCGGCCTGTACGCCGAGTACCGACTGGAGCGCGACACGTGCGGCGCGGACCTCCGGGGGGAGCTTGCCGCGGTCGCCGCCGATGGGCGCAGCGCCCGCGACCACCTGCTGGAGGCTAACCTCCGGCTGGTGGTAAGCATCGCCAAGCGTTATCTCGGCCGGGGGATGGCCTTCCTCGACCTGATCCAGGAGGGCAACCTGGGCCTGATCCGGGCGGTCGAGAAGTTCGACTACACCAAGGGCTACAAATTCTCCACCTACGCCACCTGGTGGATCCGGCAGGCGATCAGCCGCGCCCTCGCCGACCAGGCCCGCACCATCCGGCTGCCGGTGCATATGGTCGAGCGGGTGAACCGGATGCTGCGGGTGCGCCGGGATCTCGCCGCCACGCTCAGCCGAGAGCCGAACATCAACGAGATCGCCACTGAGCTTCAGGTCACCGAGTTCGAGGTGATCGAGCTGCTCTCCTACGACCGGGAGCCGGTCAGTCTGGACCAGACCGTCGGCGACGACGGCGAGTCGGAGCTCGGCGACTTCATCGCCGCCCCCCAGCGAGAGCACGCCGCCCCCGCCTCCCAGGGGCAGCTGCGCGACGAGGTCGAGATCGTGCTGGCCACCCTGTCGCAGCGGGAGCAGGCCGTCATCCGGCTCCGGTTCGGGCTCGACGACGGGCGGGTGCGAACCCTCGACGAGGTCGGGCAGGAGTGCGGGCTCTCCCGCGAGCGGATCCGGCAGATCGAGAAGGGCAGCCTACTCAAGCTCCGGCACCCTGAGCGGTCGCAGCAGCTCGCTCCCTACGCCGGCTGA